From a single Adhaeribacter swui genomic region:
- a CDS encoding cupin domain-containing protein: MTNIITEYIESGILELYILEQVTPAQAAEVEQMAARHPAIRQELDAIRENLEQYAIAHAVQPRPLMKSLFLATVDYMERLQNGETVITPPLLSQTSRVEQYAAWLNRPDFTLPDETTDLHIKIIEATPAVTSAVVWLIDEAEKEVHEKEHERFLVVEGTCTVTAGEALFYLKPGDFYEVPLYTPHTIRVTSPEPCKVVLQRVAV; the protein is encoded by the coding sequence ATGACTAATATTATTACCGAATATATAGAGTCCGGCATACTGGAGTTATATATTTTGGAACAAGTAACCCCGGCCCAAGCCGCAGAAGTAGAACAAATGGCCGCCAGGCATCCGGCCATCCGCCAGGAATTGGATGCTATCCGGGAAAACCTGGAACAATATGCCATTGCCCACGCCGTACAACCCCGGCCATTAATGAAATCACTTTTTCTGGCTACGGTGGATTATATGGAGCGCCTGCAAAACGGCGAAACTGTAATTACGCCGCCCCTTTTAAGTCAAACTTCGCGGGTAGAACAATATGCCGCATGGTTAAACCGTCCGGATTTTACTTTACCTGATGAAACTACGGATTTACACATAAAAATTATAGAGGCTACCCCGGCAGTTACGTCGGCAGTGGTTTGGTTAATAGATGAAGCCGAAAAGGAAGTACACGAAAAAGAGCACGAGCGGTTCCTGGTGGTAGAAGGTACCTGCACCGTTACTGCCGGCGAAGCTTTATTCTATTTAAAACCCGGCGATTTTTACGAAGTACCTTTGTATACACCCCACACCATTCGGGTAACTTCGCCAGAACCTTGTAAAGTAGTATTGCAACGTGTAGCGGTATAG
- a CDS encoding sugar phosphate isomerase family — MKINTFSTPPELGKAAGNIAAGLIWQTIAAKGHATIISATGTSQFKTLKELVAWPGVDWKTECCIIDFSLL; from the coding sequence ATGAAAATAAACACCTTTTCTACGCCGCCGGAATTAGGTAAAGCTGCCGGTAATATTGCGGCTGGATTAATCTGGCAAACCATTGCCGCAAAAGGACATGCCACTATTATTTCGGCTACCGGAACCAGCCAGTTTAAAACTTTAAAGGAGTTAGTAGCCTGGCCAGGTGTTGATTGGAAGACAGAATGCTGCATTATTGATTTTAGTTTACTATGA
- a CDS encoding Gfo/Idh/MocA family protein, giving the protein MKNTRRSFIKNVATGAAAVSFGGILPGFSPKSYGNILGANERIKVASMGVNSRGLAVASNFARQENCEVLYISDVDSRAAEKCIATVEPIQKKRPKAAPDFRKALDDKNLDALIVTAPDHWHAPAAILACKAGKHVYLEKPCSHNPNEGELVVAAAKKYNRVIQMGNQRRSWPNVVAALKELQAGVIGRPYFAKTWYTNNRESIGKGKEVPVPAWLNYELWQGPAPRQPYRDNLIHYNWHWFWNWGTGESLNNGTHMVDLARWGLGVDYPTRVTSAGGRYRYQDDWQTPDTQVITLEFNNKTSMVWEGRSCNGRTIEGNSAGVMFYGENGSLLIESGNSYIIYDLQNKVVKEVKNDMEIDARNVADPAQELDAFHIRNFFDGIRQGAKVNSDILSGHQSTLLMQLGNIALRTGHTLNINPENGHIINDNEAMKLWSREYQPGWEPKI; this is encoded by the coding sequence ATGAAGAATACACGCAGATCGTTCATTAAAAATGTGGCTACCGGAGCTGCTGCCGTTTCTTTTGGCGGTATTTTGCCAGGCTTTAGCCCTAAGAGTTACGGCAACATTCTGGGCGCGAACGAGCGCATTAAAGTAGCCAGCATGGGCGTAAATTCCCGGGGATTAGCAGTAGCCAGTAATTTCGCCCGCCAGGAAAACTGCGAAGTGCTTTATATTTCGGACGTAGACTCCCGGGCCGCAGAAAAATGCATTGCTACCGTAGAGCCCATCCAGAAAAAGCGTCCCAAAGCAGCGCCGGATTTCCGGAAAGCCCTGGATGACAAAAACCTGGATGCCTTGATTGTAACGGCCCCGGACCACTGGCACGCGCCCGCGGCCATCCTGGCCTGTAAAGCCGGCAAGCACGTTTACCTCGAAAAACCCTGCAGCCACAACCCCAACGAAGGCGAGCTGGTAGTGGCGGCCGCTAAAAAATATAACCGGGTAATTCAGATGGGGAACCAGCGACGGTCGTGGCCCAACGTAGTGGCAGCTTTAAAAGAATTGCAAGCCGGAGTAATCGGTCGGCCTTATTTCGCAAAGACCTGGTATACCAATAACCGGGAATCTATTGGTAAGGGCAAAGAAGTGCCGGTGCCCGCCTGGTTAAATTACGAATTGTGGCAAGGCCCGGCGCCACGCCAACCTTACCGCGACAATTTAATTCATTACAACTGGCATTGGTTCTGGAACTGGGGTACCGGCGAATCTTTAAATAACGGCACCCACATGGTAGATTTAGCCCGCTGGGGCTTAGGCGTGGATTATCCGACGCGGGTTACATCGGCAGGTGGCCGCTACCGGTACCAGGACGATTGGCAAACTCCGGACACCCAGGTTATTACTTTAGAGTTTAACAATAAAACCAGCATGGTTTGGGAGGGGCGGAGTTGTAATGGTCGTACCATTGAAGGTAACAGTGCCGGTGTTATGTTTTACGGCGAAAACGGGTCACTTTTGATCGAAAGCGGCAATTCCTACATTATTTACGACTTGCAGAATAAAGTAGTAAAAGAAGTAAAGAACGACATGGAAATAGATGCCCGCAACGTAGCTGACCCGGCCCAGGAACTGGACGCATTTCATATACGTAACTTTTTCGACGGTATTCGCCAAGGAGCCAAAGTTAACTCCGATATTTTGAGTGGGCACCAGAGCACTTTGTTAATGCAGTTGGGTAATATCGCCCTCCGTACCGGTCATACTTTAAACATCAACCCAGAGAACGGCCATATCATCAACGATAACGAAGCCATGAAGCTTTGGAGCCGGGAGTATCAACCGGGCTGGGAACCGAAGATTTAA
- a CDS encoding nuclease A inhibitor family protein: MENISSLTAEEIITRLQQLTAGVSYQSESDFPVEVVQLHSTEPDRFTRESILTLTGHPLETPVAETSIAVFFGHLVQSEKLPVHGDNAVDQITALQSICTQQLQSIQVFRIGSRTITILLLGKTPEGIWVGLKTTAIET; encoded by the coding sequence ATGGAAAATATTTCGTCCTTAACTGCCGAAGAAATTATAACCCGGTTGCAGCAATTAACGGCTGGTGTGTCTTATCAAAGCGAATCCGATTTTCCGGTGGAAGTAGTGCAATTACATTCAACAGAACCAGACCGGTTTACCAGGGAAAGTATTTTGACTTTAACCGGGCATCCCCTGGAAACCCCGGTTGCAGAAACCAGTATCGCTGTTTTTTTCGGGCATTTAGTACAATCAGAAAAATTGCCCGTTCACGGGGATAATGCGGTAGATCAAATTACTGCATTGCAATCAATTTGCACGCAGCAGTTGCAAAGCATTCAGGTTTTCCGGATTGGTAGTAGAACCATCACCATCTTGCTGTTAGGTAAAACTCCCGAGGGTATTTGGGTGGGGTTAAAAACTACCGCTATCGAAACCTGA
- a CDS encoding alginate lyase family protein encodes MKNNILYFLYFFALVVSVNLPAVAQLRPNTFVMNGDVLIQNKIKIDAGTPEYLASLKILQSLANPALSKAPYTVVNKTNAGPSGSKNDYVSLAPYWWPNSGTSTGLPYVQKDGQTNPEVNEFKDNTYIRDLSRDIRLLGLSYYFTNNEQYAAKATEFLKVFFLDSATRMNPNLKYGQLIKGDNTVYGTGIVDTEVFPDLLDGVQLLIGSNSWTPENHEALQDWFNQYLTWLLTDEKGKKAKVAPNNIGTIYDLQVVSYALFVGNKTLAKTLIEKQTYNRIESQLTVDGEQTFEVTRTNAWTYCNKNLEGWFNLANCAESAGINLWDYNSASGKSLKKAFAWMVPYSAGIQPWPYQQIGLFKPEYLTPMARVGSAIYKDIDLNVLLASTHQRFISGAYLELLTSRYSE; translated from the coding sequence ATGAAAAACAATATACTTTATTTTTTGTATTTTTTTGCATTAGTTGTTTCTGTTAATTTACCGGCGGTGGCTCAACTGCGGCCTAATACTTTTGTAATGAACGGAGACGTTTTGATTCAAAATAAAATAAAAATAGATGCTGGCACTCCCGAGTATTTAGCGTCGCTTAAAATATTGCAGTCTTTAGCTAATCCGGCTCTTAGCAAAGCGCCTTATACTGTAGTAAATAAAACCAATGCCGGCCCTAGTGGCAGTAAGAACGACTACGTGAGCCTCGCGCCGTACTGGTGGCCTAATTCTGGTACTTCTACCGGATTGCCTTACGTGCAAAAAGATGGACAAACCAACCCAGAAGTAAATGAATTTAAGGATAATACTTATATCCGGGATTTAAGCCGCGATATCAGGCTACTTGGGCTTTCTTACTATTTTACTAATAATGAACAATATGCGGCTAAAGCAACCGAATTTTTAAAAGTGTTTTTTCTGGATAGTGCCACCCGCATGAATCCTAATTTAAAATATGGACAACTTATTAAAGGCGATAACACCGTTTATGGCACAGGCATCGTAGATACCGAGGTTTTCCCGGATTTGTTGGATGGGGTTCAATTGTTAATTGGTTCCAATTCCTGGACTCCCGAAAACCATGAGGCTTTGCAAGACTGGTTTAATCAGTATTTAACCTGGTTGTTAACGGACGAAAAAGGTAAAAAGGCCAAAGTGGCGCCTAATAATATTGGCACCATTTACGATTTGCAAGTAGTTTCCTATGCTTTGTTTGTAGGGAATAAAACATTGGCCAAAACCCTGATTGAAAAACAAACTTACAACCGCATCGAAAGCCAGTTAACCGTAGATGGAGAGCAAACTTTTGAAGTAACCCGTACCAACGCTTGGACTTATTGCAATAAAAACCTGGAAGGATGGTTTAATTTAGCTAATTGCGCCGAAAGTGCGGGTATTAACTTATGGGATTATAACTCAGCTAGTGGTAAAAGTTTGAAAAAAGCTTTTGCCTGGATGGTTCCTTATAGTGCCGGCATTCAGCCCTGGCCTTATCAGCAAATCGGACTTTTTAAACCCGAGTACCTTACGCCTATGGCCCGGGTTGGTTCGGCAATTTATAAAGACATTGATTTAAATGTCCTGCTTGCTTCTACCCACCAACGCTTTATTTCGGGAGCCTATTTAGAGCTTTTAACCTCCAGGTATTCTGAATAA
- a CDS encoding MFS transporter, translated as MPEIQNKTYSLQFWLLCICSFLFMTGHYMILPELPGYLSSLGGGDYKGYIIGLFTVTAAISRPFSGRLADKMGRIPVIIFGTAVCCLCALVYPWVGSVAAFLLLRLVHGFSIGFQPTGTSAYVADIAPGNRRGEAIGLFGLVGSLGIAVGPVVGSAVAQQISLNTMFYMSSVCSLVSVLLLVRLRETVTNTVPFSFGLLKIRAAELLEPRVWVPALILFLIMFPNGMVLTLVPDFSDYLGLSNKGIYFTFFTLASLSTRFFAGKTSDKYGRIPVLYGSLTLLIISMVVTALAASPALLLVAAVLYGITSGINSPTLYAWTIDLSQEQHRGRAMATAYFAVEGGVGGGALLAGMIFANQAQNIAHVFWLAALFALTAFVFLFLASKFNLNRQTIF; from the coding sequence ATGCCCGAAATCCAAAATAAAACCTACTCGCTGCAATTCTGGTTACTTTGCATTTGTTCTTTTTTGTTTATGACCGGGCATTACATGATTTTGCCGGAGTTGCCGGGCTATCTTAGTTCTTTAGGCGGCGGCGATTACAAAGGTTATATTATTGGTTTATTTACCGTTACGGCGGCCATTAGCCGTCCCTTTAGCGGAAGGTTGGCCGATAAAATGGGCCGCATTCCGGTTATTATTTTTGGCACTGCGGTTTGCTGTTTGTGCGCTTTAGTTTACCCCTGGGTAGGCTCCGTGGCGGCATTTCTTTTGTTGCGGTTGGTGCACGGCTTTTCCATTGGTTTTCAACCAACGGGCACATCGGCGTACGTGGCCGATATTGCACCGGGCAACCGGCGCGGCGAGGCCATTGGTTTATTTGGTTTAGTTGGAAGCTTGGGCATTGCCGTGGGCCCAGTGGTGGGTAGTGCCGTGGCGCAGCAAATATCCCTGAATACTATGTTTTATATGTCGTCGGTTTGCTCGCTAGTGTCGGTATTGTTGCTGGTGCGGCTGCGCGAAACTGTTACGAATACGGTACCTTTTTCCTTTGGTTTATTAAAAATAAGAGCTGCCGAACTGTTGGAGCCGCGCGTTTGGGTGCCCGCCCTGATTTTGTTTTTAATCATGTTCCCGAATGGAATGGTACTTACCCTGGTGCCCGATTTTAGCGATTATTTAGGTTTAAGCAACAAAGGCATTTACTTTACCTTTTTTACGCTGGCTTCATTGTCCACGCGTTTTTTCGCCGGTAAAACTTCCGACAAATACGGCCGCATTCCGGTGCTTTACGGGTCTTTAACTTTACTGATTATATCGATGGTGGTAACGGCGTTGGCTGCTTCGCCGGCGCTTTTGTTGGTAGCCGCTGTTTTGTACGGCATTACTTCGGGCATTAACTCTCCTACCCTGTACGCCTGGACCATTGATTTAAGCCAGGAACAGCACCGCGGCCGGGCTATGGCTACTGCTTATTTTGCCGTAGAGGGCGGTGTGGGCGGGGGCGCCTTGCTTGCCGGCATGATCTTCGCGAACCAGGCCCAAAATATTGCTCACGTTTTTTGGTTGGCAGCATTATTTGCCCTAACGGCTTTTGTTTTTTTATTTCTGGCCAGCAAGTTTAATTTAAACCGGCAGACAATTTTTTAA
- a CDS encoding alginate lyase family protein, with protein MRKTLLNLSFLLVLTFVLTFNVSAQVKPNTFLINGELLLQNKLKITAKNQGHLAALKVLVSSSAPVLNRVPYTVVSKTITPPSGDNHDYMSLAPYWWPNPKTVTGLPYIQKDGQTNPQVNQVKDNTYLRALCQDVRLLGLAYYYTNEEKYAQKATELLQVFFLNSATRMNPNLKYAQTIRGDLKVYGTCTVDTEHFPELIDGVQLLAGSKSWTSANHEALQSWFNQYLNWMLTSEWGKKASIAPNNIGTYYDLQVVTYALFVGNKTLAKSILDNQTIKRMETQLGANNEQVLEVARTNAWTYCNKNLDGWFCLASAAENVGLNLWDYTSTSGKSLKKAFQWMLPYGSKTKAWPYQQIGTFKPEYLTPIARIASSIYKDINLDSQLATTHTRFMAGAYLELLTSRYY; from the coding sequence ATGAGAAAAACATTACTTAATCTATCATTCTTATTGGTTTTAACCTTTGTTCTTACCTTTAATGTTTCGGCGCAAGTAAAGCCCAATACATTTTTAATAAACGGAGAGTTGCTACTCCAGAACAAATTAAAAATCACGGCTAAAAATCAAGGCCATTTAGCTGCTCTAAAGGTGCTGGTATCTTCATCGGCTCCTGTTTTAAACCGGGTGCCGTATACTGTAGTTAGTAAAACCATTACTCCACCCAGCGGCGATAACCACGATTACATGAGTTTAGCCCCTTATTGGTGGCCCAACCCCAAAACTGTTACGGGTTTGCCTTACATTCAAAAAGACGGACAAACAAATCCGCAGGTGAATCAGGTTAAAGATAATACTTACCTGCGGGCACTTTGCCAGGATGTGCGGTTATTAGGTTTAGCTTACTATTATACCAACGAAGAAAAATACGCGCAAAAAGCTACCGAATTATTGCAGGTGTTTTTTCTGAATAGCGCAACCCGCATGAACCCCAATTTGAAATACGCGCAGACTATTAGAGGAGATTTAAAGGTTTATGGTACCTGTACCGTAGATACCGAGCATTTTCCGGAACTTATCGATGGCGTACAACTCTTAGCAGGTTCCAAATCCTGGACTTCAGCTAACCATGAAGCGTTACAAAGCTGGTTTAATCAATATTTAAACTGGATGTTAACGAGCGAGTGGGGGAAAAAAGCAAGCATTGCTCCCAATAATATTGGTACTTACTACGATTTACAGGTGGTAACATATGCTTTATTTGTAGGTAATAAAACTTTAGCTAAGTCGATACTGGATAACCAAACAATTAAAAGAATGGAAACCCAATTGGGTGCCAATAATGAGCAAGTGCTGGAAGTAGCCCGCACCAATGCCTGGACTTACTGCAATAAAAATTTAGATGGCTGGTTTTGCCTGGCAAGCGCGGCCGAAAACGTAGGGCTAAACTTATGGGATTATACTTCCACTAGTGGCAAAAGTTTAAAAAAAGCGTTCCAGTGGATGTTGCCTTACGGATCTAAAACCAAAGCCTGGCCGTATCAACAAATTGGTACTTTTAAACCCGAATACCTTACTCCCATTGCCCGGATAGCATCCTCTATTTACAAAGACATTAACCTGGATAGCCAATTAGCTACTACGCATACCCGCTTTATGGCCGGGGCTTACCTGGAGTTATTAACCTCTCGTTACTATTAA
- a CDS encoding Gfo/Idh/MocA family oxidoreductase, with protein sequence MKKNYNRREFLKTATVAGMGLGLGLPATAAVSKEVAVQKGKRVGIIGLDTSHSTAFTKSLNKPDAGPEFNGYRVVAAYPKGSNDIESSTKRVPEYTEEVKKYNVKIVDSIKKLLSEVDVVLLETNDGRPHLEQVLPVLKAGKRVFIDKPIAGSLKDAVAIFEASKQYKVPVFSSSSLRYLASAQEVVQGKIGKVLGADTYSPATLEKTHPDLFWYGIHGVETLFTVMGAGCKSVVRHSTDSTDLVVGTWQDNRIGTFRGTRTGTHDYGGTVFGEKGNVTLGPYAGYDSLLVQIIKFFETGQPPVAPEETMEVYAFMEAADESKGQGGKPVTLESVLQTARAAKG encoded by the coding sequence ATGAAAAAAAATTACAACAGACGCGAATTTTTAAAAACCGCAACAGTAGCAGGTATGGGTTTAGGTTTAGGATTGCCGGCCACGGCGGCCGTAAGTAAAGAAGTAGCCGTACAAAAAGGTAAAAGGGTCGGTATTATTGGTTTAGATACCTCGCACAGTACCGCTTTTACTAAATCCCTGAATAAACCGGATGCCGGACCGGAGTTTAACGGTTACCGGGTGGTGGCAGCTTACCCCAAAGGCAGCAACGATATTGAATCTAGCACCAAACGCGTACCGGAGTACACCGAAGAAGTTAAAAAATACAACGTTAAAATAGTAGATTCCATTAAAAAACTACTCTCGGAAGTAGATGTAGTATTGCTGGAAACCAACGACGGCCGGCCCCACCTGGAGCAAGTGCTGCCGGTACTAAAAGCCGGAAAACGGGTTTTTATTGATAAACCCATTGCCGGATCTTTAAAAGATGCGGTGGCTATTTTCGAAGCTTCCAAACAATACAAAGTGCCGGTTTTTTCGTCGTCGTCGTTACGGTATTTAGCTAGTGCGCAGGAAGTGGTGCAGGGCAAAATCGGCAAAGTTTTAGGCGCCGATACCTATAGCCCGGCTACATTAGAAAAAACGCATCCTGATTTGTTCTGGTACGGCATTCACGGGGTAGAAACACTTTTTACCGTTATGGGGGCGGGTTGTAAAAGTGTGGTTCGGCATTCCACCGACAGCACCGACCTGGTAGTGGGTACCTGGCAGGATAACCGCATCGGTACTTTCCGGGGCACCCGCACCGGCACCCACGACTACGGCGGCACCGTTTTTGGCGAAAAAGGCAATGTTACCCTGGGGCCATACGCTGGTTATGATTCCTTACTGGTACAAATTATTAAATTTTTTGAAACCGGGCAGCCACCTGTAGCGCCTGAAGAAACCATGGAGGTTTACGCCTTTATGGAAGCCGCTGATGAAAGCAAGGGCCAAGGGGGCAAGCCGGTTACTCTGGAAAGTGTATTGCAAACTGCCCGAGCAGCCAAAGGTTAA
- the nagA gene encoding N-acetylglucosamine-6-phosphate deacetylase, which yields MNTQKLKLINGKIISPYRIIPQGTVLVENGKIAAVSEGNLEVADALEIDVQGKYIAPGFIDIHVHGGGGHDFMDGSEEAFLKIAETHAQYGTTALLPTTLTSTSEELFHTLEIYEQANRNNKKGAQFLGLHLEGPYFAMSQRGAQDPRYIRNPDPAEYQEVLARSTSIKRWSAAPELPGAIEFGKFVRSKGVLAAVAHTDAIYEDVLAAFENGYTLATHLYSAMSGVTRRNAFRYAGVIESAYIIDEMDVEIIADGTHLPAPLLKLVYKIKGPDRTALITDAMRAAGMPPGESILGSKHNGLKVIVEDNVAKLPDRTSFAGSVATADRLVRSMVNLADVPLLDAIRMITSTPARIMGVLDKKGTLAVGKDADIVVFDQDITIDTTIIAGEIIYSRSKQN from the coding sequence ATGAACACGCAGAAACTAAAATTAATTAATGGTAAGATCATCTCACCTTACCGCATTATACCCCAGGGCACCGTACTGGTAGAAAATGGTAAAATCGCTGCGGTAAGCGAAGGTAATTTAGAAGTAGCCGATGCGCTGGAAATAGACGTGCAGGGGAAATACATCGCACCTGGTTTTATTGACATTCATGTGCACGGTGGCGGCGGGCACGATTTTATGGATGGCAGCGAGGAAGCATTTTTAAAAATTGCCGAAACTCATGCGCAATATGGTACTACGGCTCTATTGCCTACTACGCTCACCAGCACTTCCGAAGAACTTTTTCATACTTTAGAGATTTACGAACAGGCCAACCGCAACAATAAAAAAGGGGCGCAGTTTCTGGGCTTGCACTTAGAAGGGCCCTATTTTGCCATGAGCCAGCGGGGTGCCCAAGATCCCAGATACATTCGTAACCCCGACCCGGCGGAATACCAGGAAGTTTTAGCACGTTCCACGTCTATTAAACGGTGGAGCGCTGCTCCGGAATTGCCCGGCGCCATTGAATTCGGAAAGTTCGTGCGCTCGAAAGGTGTATTAGCGGCCGTTGCGCATACTGATGCTATTTACGAAGACGTTTTGGCGGCTTTTGAAAACGGTTACACGTTGGCTACCCATCTTTACTCGGCTATGTCGGGAGTTACCCGGCGCAATGCTTTCCGGTACGCCGGGGTAATTGAAAGCGCCTACATCATCGACGAAATGGACGTGGAAATTATTGCCGATGGTACTCATCTGCCCGCTCCCTTACTTAAGTTAGTTTACAAAATAAAAGGCCCCGACCGAACGGCTTTAATAACCGATGCCATGCGGGCTGCCGGCATGCCACCCGGCGAAAGTATTTTGGGTAGTAAGCACAACGGCTTAAAAGTAATTGTGGAAGATAACGTGGCTAAACTACCCGACCGGACTTCTTTTGCCGGAAGCGTGGCCACCGCCGACCGCCTGGTACGCAGTATGGTAAACCTGGCCGACGTGCCCTTGCTGGATGCCATCCGGATGATAACCAGTACCCCCGCCCGCATTATGGGCGTACTGGATAAAAAAGGAACCCTGGCTGTTGGGAAAGATGCCGATATCGTAGTTTTTGATCAGGATATAACCATAGACACCACCATTATTGCCGGAGAAATTATTTACTCCCGCTCAAAGCAAAATTAA
- a CDS encoding RNA polymerase sigma factor — protein MQEYPSRKEAEKALAILLQQSEPNVLALLYDAYAPVLLGLISRIVRNSQTAESVLQETFVAIWQQRATYNPALTGLLTWMIMLAKESALKALPTSNFSSGLSQEHLPGSVALPEPALNPPPTKAPETNAPLNTQEKAVLDLIYLKGCSSAEAAASLGISEEDLKIKLRQAINHLRANQS, from the coding sequence ATGCAGGAATACCCAAGCCGCAAAGAGGCCGAAAAGGCTTTAGCTATTTTATTACAACAAAGTGAACCAAACGTGCTTGCTTTATTGTACGATGCTTATGCCCCCGTTTTGCTGGGATTAATTTCCCGCATTGTCCGGAATTCGCAAACCGCCGAATCTGTTTTGCAGGAAACCTTTGTGGCAATCTGGCAACAGCGGGCTACATACAACCCGGCGCTAACCGGACTTTTAACCTGGATGATTATGTTGGCCAAAGAATCGGCATTAAAGGCCCTGCCCACCAGCAACTTTTCTTCTGGCCTAAGCCAAGAACACTTGCCGGGCAGCGTTGCTTTACCGGAACCGGCCCTAAACCCGCCGCCAACAAAAGCCCCGGAAACTAACGCACCATTAAATACCCAGGAAAAAGCGGTGCTCGACTTAATTTATTTGAAAGGCTGCAGCAGTGCCGAAGCGGCCGCCAGTCTGGGTATTTCGGAGGAAGATTTAAAAATTAAACTGCGCCAGGCAATTAATCATTTACGCGCTAACCAATCATGA
- a CDS encoding acyltransferase family protein, protein MAKTFSSSVTAVPHIQIPKAGQRYLALDVLRGLTIALMIVVNTPGSWETIYAPFRHAEWHGFTVTDLVFPTFLFVVGNAMSFSLRKMEQQETSVFLSKVLKRTALIFLIGLFLNAYPFITFTDGAYALKDFSALRIMGVLQRIALCYGLGALIIYFLKIRGAIVFSVLALLGYWAIMYFMGAHPEPYSLPNNAALKFDLSLLPEKNLYKGYGIPFDPEGLLSTLPAIVNVIMGYLAGVYIQKKGNTQATVKNLCIAGFLAITVGAFWDGVFPINKPIWTSSYVLHTVGLDLVILSALMLFIEVAKIRNWTYFFEVFGRNPLFIYAMSGILVKTMSLIRIGDAGLQGWIYQHGFTPWLEGKNASLLFAISYMLVLWLIGYWMDRRKIYLKV, encoded by the coding sequence ATGGCTAAAACTTTTTCTTCTTCGGTAACGGCAGTGCCCCATATACAAATACCTAAAGCCGGGCAAAGGTATCTGGCGCTGGATGTGCTGCGTGGTTTAACCATTGCCCTGATGATTGTGGTAAATACCCCGGGTAGTTGGGAAACTATTTATGCCCCATTTAGGCATGCCGAGTGGCACGGGTTTACCGTTACGGATTTGGTTTTTCCTACGTTTTTGTTTGTGGTGGGTAATGCTATGAGCTTTAGCCTCCGGAAAATGGAACAACAGGAAACCAGCGTTTTTTTAAGTAAGGTTTTAAAACGAACCGCCCTCATTTTCTTGATTGGATTGTTCTTGAATGCTTACCCTTTTATTACGTTTACCGATGGAGCGTATGCCTTAAAAGATTTTTCGGCGTTGCGCATTATGGGCGTGTTGCAGCGCATTGCGCTGTGCTATGGTTTAGGCGCTTTAATTATTTATTTTTTAAAAATCCGGGGAGCCATTGTTTTTAGCGTATTGGCTTTGCTGGGGTATTGGGCTATTATGTATTTTATGGGCGCCCACCCAGAACCTTACAGCTTGCCCAACAATGCCGCTTTAAAATTTGATTTAAGCTTGCTTCCGGAAAAAAACTTGTACAAAGGCTACGGCATTCCCTTCGATCCGGAAGGTTTACTTAGCACCTTGCCGGCTATCGTTAACGTTATTATGGGTTATCTGGCGGGTGTTTATATTCAGAAAAAAGGCAATACGCAAGCTACCGTTAAAAATTTATGCATTGCCGGATTTCTGGCGATTACTGTGGGGGCGTTTTGGGATGGAGTTTTCCCGATTAACAAACCCATCTGGACCAGCTCTTACGTGTTACACACCGTGGGTTTAGATTTAGTAATACTGAGCGCTTTAATGTTGTTTATAGAAGTAGCTAAAATCAGAAACTGGACGTATTTCTTCGAAGTTTTTGGCCGCAATCCTTTGTTTATTTATGCCATGTCGGGTATTCTCGTAAAAACCATGAGCTTAATCCGCATTGGCGATGCTGGTTTGCAAGGCTGGATTTACCAACACGGTTTCACGCCGTGGCTTGAAGGAAAAAACGCATCGTTGTTATTTGCCATTTCTTACATGCTGGTGTTGTGGCTCATTGGGTACTGGATGGATCGCCGGAAAATTTACCTGAAAGTGTAA